In Horticoccus luteus, the following proteins share a genomic window:
- a CDS encoding ABC transporter substrate-binding protein codes for MPQPAFIVLAAAYLVSAAVVFRRTAAPTPPGQVTIRFSQWQLEGTVREALDAIIKRYEELNPHVKVERIDVPGSDTIYLPWVQTQMVGGTGPDLVEYVWAWPNIPRYFQPIDDEVVKPNPYNRGTPLEGVAWRDTNVDGMTNEDSFVKALNHYYAITVTSHIPRLVYNRAMLKTITGAETPPADYRAFLALCATTKRYAQTHGLTLSPLAMSKDSYAFVMYAIMSCELTGLAERLDFDHRLRITDLEAAGDYLRGDWSYNTPDVVAALHLLRELGDVSTPGFLQRTRDAALADFVNGRALMAVVPSWDASSLLQMCPFAIGAFRYPHPREDDPVYGRFTRGPFSEGPVLTGMGFYLNRTTKHRAEALDFLRFLTSQEGATLFTNISNWQPATIGVRPSNFAAQFTQETEGIGWGASFMGLTGTDALNYLRTQISKLWGEGGSVEAYRAAINAGVEGVIREDLRRLESAGRQNMCREDAVAAAKVELAPRDHPAEALPLATVMNEATLYQQRELLAQPRRQ; via the coding sequence TTGCCCCAGCCTGCGTTCATCGTGCTCGCCGCCGCTTATCTGGTGTCGGCCGCGGTGGTATTTCGCCGCACGGCTGCGCCGACGCCGCCCGGGCAGGTGACGATTCGATTTTCGCAGTGGCAGCTGGAAGGGACGGTGCGCGAGGCGCTCGACGCGATCATCAAGCGTTACGAAGAATTGAACCCGCACGTGAAGGTGGAGCGCATCGACGTGCCGGGCAGCGACACGATTTATCTGCCGTGGGTGCAGACGCAGATGGTCGGCGGCACGGGGCCCGACCTCGTGGAGTATGTCTGGGCGTGGCCGAACATCCCGCGGTATTTCCAGCCGATCGATGACGAGGTGGTGAAGCCGAATCCTTACAATCGCGGGACGCCGCTCGAAGGCGTGGCGTGGCGCGACACCAACGTCGATGGCATGACGAATGAGGACAGTTTCGTGAAGGCGTTGAACCACTACTATGCCATCACGGTGACCTCGCACATCCCGCGGCTCGTCTACAACCGGGCGATGTTGAAAACGATCACCGGGGCGGAGACGCCGCCGGCGGATTACCGGGCGTTTCTGGCGTTGTGCGCGACGACGAAACGTTACGCGCAGACGCACGGGCTCACGCTGTCTCCGCTGGCGATGTCGAAGGACAGTTACGCGTTTGTGATGTATGCGATCATGAGCTGCGAGCTGACCGGCCTCGCGGAGCGGCTGGATTTTGATCACCGGTTGCGCATTACGGATCTGGAGGCGGCGGGCGACTATTTGCGCGGCGACTGGAGCTACAACACGCCGGACGTGGTGGCGGCGCTGCATCTGCTGCGCGAGCTGGGCGACGTGAGCACGCCGGGGTTTTTGCAACGCACGCGGGATGCGGCGCTGGCGGATTTCGTGAACGGCCGGGCGTTGATGGCGGTGGTGCCGAGCTGGGATGCGAGCAGCCTGCTGCAGATGTGTCCGTTTGCGATCGGCGCGTTTCGCTACCCGCATCCGCGGGAGGACGACCCGGTTTACGGCCGGTTCACGCGCGGGCCGTTCAGCGAAGGGCCGGTGCTGACGGGCATGGGTTTCTATCTCAACCGCACGACGAAGCATCGCGCGGAGGCGTTGGATTTCCTACGGTTTCTGACGAGCCAGGAAGGCGCCACGCTTTTCACCAACATCAGCAACTGGCAGCCGGCGACGATCGGGGTGCGGCCCTCGAACTTCGCGGCGCAGTTTACCCAGGAGACGGAAGGCATCGGGTGGGGCGCGAGTTTCATGGGGCTGACGGGCACGGACGCCTTGAATTACCTGCGCACGCAAATCAGCAAATTGTGGGGCGAGGGCGGCAGCGTGGAGGCGTATCGCGCGGCGATCAACGCGGGCGTGGAGGGTGTGATTCGCGAGGATTTGCGGCGGCTGGAAAGCGCGGGGCGGCAGAATATGTGCCGGGAAGACGCGGTGGCAGCCGCGAAGGTGGAGCTCGCGCCGCGCGATCATCCAGCGGAGGCGCTGCCGCTGGCGACGGTGATGAACGAAGCAACCTTGTATCAACAACGCGAGTTGCTCGCGCAGCCGAGGCGACAATGA
- a CDS encoding TlpA family protein disulfide reductase, with amino-acid sequence MKTLLLMLGSLLMVTGARSAPGHAGWLDVEEQVAAIAAGPQVTVVHFWAPWCPNSRAELAKDGWSTFVASNLDVKFVFVTMWSAEDGKKLLADSGVVDRGNLTVVSHPQASRKAGERAEVFMDLPVTWLPTTWVMRDGKLCYAFNYGEVRWPMLQQAVRDAAETWER; translated from the coding sequence ATGAAAACGCTGCTGCTGATGCTGGGGTCGTTGCTGATGGTGACGGGAGCGCGAAGCGCGCCGGGGCACGCCGGCTGGCTGGATGTGGAGGAGCAAGTGGCGGCGATCGCGGCGGGGCCGCAGGTGACGGTGGTGCACTTCTGGGCGCCGTGGTGTCCCAACAGCCGCGCCGAGCTGGCGAAGGACGGATGGAGCACGTTTGTGGCGTCGAATCTCGACGTGAAATTCGTGTTTGTGACGATGTGGAGCGCGGAGGACGGCAAGAAATTGCTCGCCGATTCGGGGGTGGTGGATCGCGGGAATCTGACGGTGGTGTCGCATCCGCAAGCATCGCGCAAAGCGGGCGAGCGGGCGGAAGTGTTCATGGATCTGCCAGTGACGTGGCTGCCGACGACGTGGGTGATGCGCGACGGGAAGCTGTGCTACGCGTTTAACTACGGCGAAGTGCGCTGGCCGATGTTGCAGCAGGCGGTGCGCGACGCGGCGGAAACGTGGGAGCGGTGA
- a CDS encoding nucleoside 2-deoxyribosyltransferase, whose protein sequence is MSKTQRSFTVYFAGALFTTKDLIGNAYLAEAIYERSHGRYRSVLPQDASPRGRSPQAIRDHALRALFAADLALFNYDGLELDSGTVAEFMAAKFADIPAVLLRSDARSTTARRPQPWNVMTSFFPRTATVLLPSLPLYHGWHEKRHPRAADDVVRLAGLHASADAQRVCDHIALHCVRAFDRLVALEPVMPKHLREEVYQWLALMPGFRGKAKALRKEFERCLEQKVKRDLL, encoded by the coding sequence ATGAGCAAGACGCAACGCAGCTTCACCGTTTATTTCGCCGGCGCGCTCTTCACCACGAAGGATCTCATCGGCAACGCCTATCTCGCCGAGGCGATTTACGAACGCTCCCACGGCCGTTACCGCAGCGTGCTTCCCCAGGATGCTTCGCCGCGCGGCCGCTCGCCCCAAGCCATCCGCGATCACGCCCTGCGCGCCCTCTTCGCCGCCGACCTCGCGCTTTTCAACTACGACGGCCTTGAGCTCGATTCCGGCACCGTCGCCGAATTCATGGCCGCGAAATTCGCCGACATCCCCGCCGTCCTCCTCCGCAGCGATGCCCGCTCCACCACCGCGCGCCGCCCGCAGCCTTGGAATGTGATGACGAGTTTCTTCCCCCGCACCGCGACTGTTCTGCTGCCCAGTCTCCCGCTCTACCATGGATGGCACGAGAAACGTCATCCTCGCGCCGCCGACGACGTCGTTCGCCTCGCGGGCTTGCACGCCTCCGCCGACGCCCAGCGCGTGTGCGACCACATCGCCCTCCACTGCGTGCGCGCCTTCGACCGCCTCGTCGCGCTCGAACCCGTGATGCCGAAACATCTCCGCGAAGAGGTTTACCAATGGCTGGCGCTCATGCCCGGCTTCCGCGGCAAGGCGAAAGCCCTCCGCAAAGAATTCGAGCGCTGTCTCGAACAGAAAGTGAAACGCGATCTGCTCTAG
- the upp gene encoding uracil phosphoribosyltransferase, whose product MLHVLDHPLAAHVITHLRDKTTKPATFRTLAYQISLLLAIEATRNLAVEDKLIETPLEPMHGRVLAHSPLVVVPILRAGLGMVQPFLDIFPDVSVGYIGLERDHATAVARSYYCKLPPLAGNTVFLVDPMLATGGSAAQALTVAKENGATAPRLVCIVASPTGVAEIERHHPGTEIYVAALDRELNARKYILPGLGDFGDRLYGT is encoded by the coding sequence ATGCTGCACGTCCTCGATCACCCGTTAGCCGCGCACGTCATTACTCACCTGCGCGACAAAACCACCAAGCCCGCGACCTTTCGCACGCTCGCCTACCAGATCAGCCTCCTGCTCGCGATCGAGGCCACGCGCAATCTCGCCGTCGAAGACAAACTCATCGAAACGCCGCTCGAGCCGATGCACGGTCGCGTGCTCGCGCACAGTCCGCTCGTCGTCGTGCCCATCCTCCGCGCCGGCCTCGGCATGGTGCAGCCGTTCCTCGACATCTTTCCCGACGTCAGCGTCGGCTACATCGGGCTCGAACGCGACCATGCTACCGCCGTCGCCCGCAGTTATTACTGCAAACTTCCTCCCCTCGCGGGCAACACCGTCTTCCTCGTCGATCCCATGCTCGCCACCGGCGGCTCCGCGGCACAGGCGCTGACGGTCGCCAAGGAAAACGGCGCCACCGCGCCGCGCCTCGTCTGCATCGTCGCCTCGCCCACCGGCGTCGCCGAGATCGAGCGTCATCATCCCGGCACCGAAATCTACGTCGCCGCGCTCGACCGCGAGCTCAACGCCCGCAAATACATTCTCCCCGGCCTCGGCGACTTCGGTGACCGCCTCTACGGCACGTGA